The Cellvibrio zantedeschiae genomic sequence GCATCTGCGGGTTTAGCTGGTTTAGCAGTCGGCTTCGCAGCAAAACCCGTGCTCGGAAATTTGATTGCAGGCCTGCAGCTGGCATTTACCCAGCCAATTCGTTTAGATGATGTGGTTATTGTTGAAAATGAATGGGGACGGGTTGAAGAAATTACGGGCACTTATGTGGTTATCCGTATTTGGGATGACCGCCGTTTGATTGTGCCTTTGCAATATTTTATTGAAAACCCTTTCCAAAACTGGACGCGCAAAACATCAAACCTCATCGGTTCGCTTTTCTTATGGGTCGACTACGCGATGCCGCTAGCACCCTTGCGCAAAGAGCTCGAAAGCCTTTGCGCACAATCACCCGATTTATGGGATGGCAAAGTTTGCGTGTTGCAAGTTACCGAAGCTACTGACAAAGCGATTCAGCTGAGAATTTTAGTTAGCACAAAAGATTCTTCCAGCAATTGGGATTTGCGTTGTTTTGTGCGTGAAAAATTAATTAATTTTATAGCCTTGAACCATCCGGAATGCCTGCCCCAAGTGCGTGCCAATTTACATGAAGAAACACCCAAAGCGGCTCCTGTTGAACAACAGATTCGCGAGGCGGAACACCAGCCGGCGGTTTAACGACCTGCATTTAACTAGCGGATTATTTATAAAATACATTCTTGCAAAAAATGAGTGAAAGAAAAGGCGATAGAAATAGGAAACTTATGCACTAGCAGTTAGTCACCAGTTAAACGCTTCATTTTCGAACACTGCAAGTTGCTTGATTTTTTATCATCATTGCCAAACTTATTGGCGCTATCAGCATTATGGAGTTGTTATGCATAGCCCTCTTAATCGAGCACATTCTAGCCCTGTGAACCCCACAGTTCATTCGCAGAGGCGCATGCTGGAATCTCATGCTGCTCATACAGATACCAATCGTCGCAGTCGCCGCAATATTTTATTTGTTACCTCGGAGCACGCCGATTTAATTAAAGTCGGTGGATTGGGTGATGTATCCAGCGCTTTGCCGAAGGCCCTGTTAGCTTTCCACGATATACGCGTTTTAATCCCGGGCTATTTTAGTGTTCTCAACAGCGATCATCGAATAGATATCATTGCTCACCTACCCGCTTACGCAAATTTGCCTGAGTGCGATTTAGGATGCATGCAGATAAAAAATGGCCCGATTATTTATGTGTTGATATGCCCCGAACTTTATGAGCGGGAGGGAAACCCCTACAGCAATACCGATGGCCAGGACTGGAGCGATAATCATATTCGATTTGCGCGACTTGGATTAGCGGCTGCACAAATTGCGCAGATGGGAAATAAACTTGATTGGTCACCGCACATTATCCACGCCAACGATTGGCCTGCAGCGCTTGCCCCTGCTTATATAAAATGGCAAGGCATAAATATCCCCAGTGTTTTTACCGTTCATAATCTTGCGCACCAGGGTTTATTTTCGCCCGACTGTTTACCAGCTTTGGGTTTGCCTTTAGATGTTTTCACCATTGAGGGAATGGAGTTTCACGGCAAAATATCTTTTCTAAAAGCAGGCCTCGTTTACGCGAGCCATATAACTACCGTT encodes the following:
- a CDS encoding mechanosensitive ion channel family protein, whose protein sequence is MPDWNDYLPELKLLLTALIVVVILKILAPWLTRLITRIAAPFSFARDILERIKPPIHLLIPLLGLRAVLGSAPNDLSFIDQARHFTTLAIIATFTWLGIRIIGAAQDIIIQRHPVDVIDNLAARRVQTQTKVLVQTLGFFVLLFGISAMLMTFPGARQFGTSLLASAGLAGLAVGFAAKPVLGNLIAGLQLAFTQPIRLDDVVIVENEWGRVEEITGTYVVIRIWDDRRLIVPLQYFIENPFQNWTRKTSNLIGSLFLWVDYAMPLAPLRKELESLCAQSPDLWDGKVCVLQVTEATDKAIQLRILVSTKDSSSNWDLRCFVREKLINFIALNHPECLPQVRANLHEETPKAAPVEQQIREAEHQPAV